In the genome of Dioscorea cayenensis subsp. rotundata cultivar TDr96_F1 chromosome 1, TDr96_F1_v2_PseudoChromosome.rev07_lg8_w22 25.fasta, whole genome shotgun sequence, one region contains:
- the LOC120262309 gene encoding LOW QUALITY PROTEIN: ankyrin repeat-containing protein P16F5.05c-like (The sequence of the model RefSeq protein was modified relative to this genomic sequence to represent the inferred CDS: inserted 1 base in 1 codon): MGLPLNSTSSQQSNTNETTSPDQIQDLLEAARYADMDDVRSLSSAGVSLDSKDSQGRTALHMAAANGHLDIVEYLLQNGVDVNASNAEKNTPLHWACLNGHTEVARALIRGGASMSMLNSYERTPMDEAVSQGKLELVDAINXAVAEFELNGVELS, from the exons ATGGGCCTGCCGCTGAACTCCACCTCGTCACAACAATCCAATACCAACGAGACCACCTCTCCTGACCAAATCCAGGACCTGCTTGAG GCTGCTAGATATGCAGACATGGATGATGTGAGGAGCTTGTCATCTGCAGGTGTTTCTCTGGATTCCAAAGATTCTCAAGGACGAACAG CACTTCATATGGCTGCTGCAAATGGCCATCTTGACATCGTGGAGTATCTCTTGCAAAATGGAGTG GATGTCAATGCTTCAAACGCAGAAAAGAACACTCCTTTGCATTGGGCTTGCCTCAATGGTCATACAGAG GTTGCCAGGGCTCTGATCCGAGGAGGAGCCTCCATGAGCATGCTTAATAG CTATGAACGGACACCGATGGATGAGGCAGTGAGCCAGGGAAAGTTGGAGTTGGTTGATGCAATCA GCGCGGTAGCTGAGTTTGAACTAAATGGTGTTGAACTTTCTTAA